From one Thalassobaculum sp. OXR-137 genomic stretch:
- a CDS encoding DnaT-like ssDNA-binding protein, translating to MTVTAGTDVYADLAEADAYFSARTVSSWFDASTAEREAGLLRATAYLDGRYRWIGTRAQSEQPLAWPRLGATDPEGRTHTGIPASVKHACAELAWVALSYDLAPQVERGGRVLSERVGSVEVTYAQDAPVGRAFPYIDLLLTGLVRSAASNQVSRA from the coding sequence ATGACCGTCACCGCCGGAACCGACGTCTATGCCGACCTCGCCGAGGCCGACGCCTATTTCTCCGCCCGCACCGTGAGCAGTTGGTTCGATGCCTCGACGGCCGAGCGCGAGGCCGGGCTGCTGCGCGCCACCGCCTATCTCGACGGCCGATATCGCTGGATCGGCACCCGTGCCCAGAGCGAACAGCCCCTGGCCTGGCCGCGGCTCGGCGCCACCGATCCGGAAGGCCGCACCCATACGGGCATCCCCGCCTCGGTGAAGCACGCCTGCGCCGAGTTGGCCTGGGTCGCCCTGTCCTACGACCTCGCCCCCCAGGTGGAGCGCGGCGGGCGGGTGCTGTCGGAACGGGTCGGCTCGGTGGAGGTGACCTATGCGCAGGACGCGCCGGTCGGCCGGGCCTTTCCCTATATCGACCTGCTGCTGACCGGGCTGGTCCGCTCGGCCGCCTCCAACCAAGTGAGCCGCGCATGA
- a CDS encoding phage tail tube protein: MADTSRAQLYSLKESVWGTTPAAAMTQLRYTSESLGYNISNVTSNEVRSDRQIVDLIQVGAEASGNVDFELSYGAQDAFLAGALFSDWGTPVAVSVSSDIAASNSGSAFTSSSTDFTAAGIVVGQWLRVSGFASSSGANDGYYRVTSIAANSLGVSPAPVSDEAAAGLTVDLTGAVLRNGVTESSFTLEKAFTDVGKFIAFTGMVANTLSLDIQTGQVLRGSASFMGKAAAIGDASVGTGPATAASVNDVMNAVNNIGEVREGGVVLAGTVLRSLSVRVANGLRGIQAVGALGNVDIGAGRCTVTGSVSIYFSDGAWYQKYLAGTQTSLSFRVQDGDGNAYVVSLPKVKLTGGRVQAGGNDRDVMADFDFQALRDPDTGCTIQIDRFAA, translated from the coding sequence ATGGCCGACACCAGTCGCGCACAGCTCTACAGCCTGAAGGAGTCGGTCTGGGGCACCACCCCGGCCGCCGCCATGACCCAGCTCCGCTACACGTCGGAGAGCCTGGGCTACAACATCAGCAACGTGACCAGCAACGAGGTCCGCTCCGACCGCCAGATCGTCGACCTGATCCAGGTCGGGGCCGAAGCCTCGGGCAATGTCGATTTCGAGCTGAGCTACGGCGCCCAGGACGCCTTCCTGGCGGGGGCCCTGTTCTCGGACTGGGGCACGCCGGTGGCGGTCTCGGTCTCTTCCGACATCGCCGCCTCGAACTCCGGCAGCGCCTTCACCAGCTCGTCCACCGATTTCACCGCCGCCGGGATCGTCGTCGGCCAATGGCTGCGGGTGTCGGGCTTCGCCTCCTCCTCGGGGGCTAATGACGGTTACTACCGGGTGACCAGCATCGCGGCGAACAGCCTCGGCGTGTCGCCGGCCCCGGTCTCGGACGAGGCGGCGGCCGGATTGACCGTCGATCTGACCGGCGCGGTGCTGCGCAACGGGGTGACCGAAAGCTCCTTCACGTTGGAGAAGGCCTTCACCGATGTGGGCAAGTTCATCGCCTTTACCGGCATGGTCGCCAACACCCTGAGCCTGGATATCCAGACCGGCCAGGTGCTGCGCGGCTCGGCCAGCTTCATGGGCAAGGCGGCGGCCATCGGCGATGCCTCGGTCGGCACCGGTCCCGCGACCGCCGCGTCGGTCAACGACGTGATGAACGCCGTCAACAACATCGGCGAGGTGCGCGAGGGCGGCGTGGTGCTCGCGGGCACCGTGCTGCGCTCGCTGTCGGTGCGGGTGGCCAACGGCCTGCGCGGGATCCAGGCGGTGGGGGCGCTGGGCAATGTGGATATCGGCGCCGGCCGCTGCACGGTGACCGGCAGCGTGTCGATCTATTTCTCCGACGGCGCCTGGTACCAGAAGTACCTGGCGGGCACGCAGACCTCGCTTTCCTTCCGGGTGCAGGACGGCGACGGCAACGCCTACGTGGTCAGCCTGCCCAAGGTGAAGCTGACCGGCGGCCGGGTCCAGGCCGGCGGCAACGACCGCGACGTGATGGCCGATTTCGATTTCCAGGCCCTGCGCGACCCCGACACCGGCTGCACCATCCAGATCGACCGGTTCGCGGCCTGA